The Seleniivibrio woodruffii genome window below encodes:
- a CDS encoding sensor histidine kinase → MRINGVFGRLLAANLAVLIFLSVFMSYIIHKSRHLNTLLEQVNSVELPVIERVDRLSGAVQKQAEFREKYVISGDVDFLERHRDYRSEALSLISALDGLISDIDKDRAFQELESAYSAFNAENERYIAARGRTAEVPSYAGVSQSLTKLRGLAAGKRKESLELSGVLAGQMRTASLVFVLSGGVLVVLLAFVNTKSIVSPIRKLRDSTHQVAKGVYPENIDSGGPVEISGLADDFRVMVERLRESDELRTEFIGNVSHELRTPLTSIREASTMLREDYFKADRDSSEKLLDIISTESDRMINSVNNILEITRLDIAQAVYEFEDADIGRIAEAAIQNTAPIAARRNISVISAIDASAKADREKLAVVFVNLIGNALKYSGEATTVRLSAERIGDRLRVCVADEGAGIAQEELGLIFERYRLGSNRSFEYKGSGLGLAICRKIIEKHGGRIWAESGQGQGSRFYFTLPLC, encoded by the coding sequence TTTGTCTGTTTTCATGTCATACATAATCCATAAGTCACGTCACCTTAACACTTTGCTGGAGCAGGTGAATTCTGTTGAACTTCCGGTGATAGAGCGGGTGGACAGATTAAGCGGAGCTGTGCAGAAGCAGGCGGAGTTCAGAGAGAAGTATGTAATATCCGGGGATGTTGATTTTCTGGAGCGCCACAGAGACTATCGCTCCGAGGCGCTGTCTTTGATATCCGCTCTGGACGGGCTGATAAGCGACATTGACAAGGACAGGGCTTTTCAGGAGCTTGAGTCGGCCTATTCTGCATTTAATGCGGAGAACGAGAGATATATTGCCGCCAGAGGAAGAACAGCCGAGGTTCCTTCATATGCAGGCGTTTCGCAGTCCCTTACAAAGCTGAGAGGACTGGCGGCGGGGAAAAGGAAGGAGAGTCTTGAGCTGTCGGGGGTTCTTGCAGGGCAGATGAGGACTGCGTCACTGGTTTTCGTTCTGTCCGGCGGCGTTCTGGTGGTTCTGTTGGCTTTCGTTAATACGAAGAGCATAGTCAGTCCCATCCGCAAGCTGAGAGACAGCACCCATCAGGTGGCGAAGGGTGTTTATCCTGAAAATATCGACTCCGGCGGACCTGTGGAGATAAGCGGGCTGGCGGATGATTTCAGGGTGATGGTGGAAAGGCTGCGAGAGAGTGATGAGCTTCGCACCGAGTTTATAGGCAACGTGTCCCATGAGCTTCGGACTCCGCTGACATCGATCCGTGAGGCTTCGACCATGCTGAGAGAGGATTATTTCAAGGCCGACCGTGACAGCTCGGAGAAGCTACTGGACATAATAAGCACCGAAAGCGACAGAATGATCAATTCGGTGAACAACATACTGGAAATAACCCGTCTGGATATCGCTCAGGCGGTGTATGAGTTTGAGGATGCGGATATAGGCAGGATAGCCGAGGCCGCAATTCAGAACACTGCGCCCATAGCGGCCAGACGCAACATAAGCGTGATATCGGCAATAGACGCATCTGCAAAGGCCGACAGGGAAAAGCTGGCGGTGGTGTTCGTAAACCTTATCGGCAATGCGCTGAAATATTCCGGTGAGGCTACGACCGTAAGGCTGTCGGCGGAGAGGATCGGCGACAGGCTGAGGGTTTGCGTAGCCGACGAGGGAGCCGGCATTGCGCAGGAAGAGCTTGGTCTGATATTTGAAAGATACAGACTGGGGAGCAACCGCAGCTTTGAATATAAAGGTTCGGGGCTGGGGCTTGCGATATGCAGAAAAATTATTGAAAAACACGGAGGCCGGATATGGGCGGAAAGCGGACAGGGACAGGGGAGCAGATTTTATTTTACGCTGCCCCTCTGCTGA